Proteins found in one Acidimicrobiales bacterium genomic segment:
- the pafA gene encoding Pup--protein ligase, whose protein sequence is MQRRIFGIENEYGVTCTLRGQRRLSPDEVARYLFRRVVSWGRSSNVFLGNGARLYLDVGSHPEYATPECDSVHDLVVHDKAGERILEQLLTSAEERLGDEGIHGDIYLFKNNTDSAGNSYGCHENYCTTRKDDFSAYGEVLIPFLVSRQIYAGAGKVLQTARGAMYCVSQRAEHIWEGVSSATTRSRPIINTRDEPHADAERYRRLHVIVGDSNMSEYTNFLKVGACALMLRMLEEPKVVLRDMTLENPIRAIREISHDMTCTRRVRLANGREVSALDIQSEYLERAIRFAEHNELSEQEQLALDMWEHCLTQLANDPMKLDREIDWVIKYKLIESYRERHGIELNDARIALVDLQYHDINRDRGLFYRMQKRGMVERMVTDEEISHAVEHPPETTRARLRGEFIRRAKEQKRDYTVDWVHLKLNDQAQRTVLCKDPFKAHDERVEKLIASL, encoded by the coding sequence GTGCAGCGTCGGATCTTCGGGATCGAGAACGAGTACGGAGTCACGTGCACCTTGCGCGGTCAGCGTCGCCTCAGCCCTGACGAGGTCGCCCGCTACCTGTTCCGCAGGGTCGTGTCCTGGGGGCGTAGCAGCAACGTGTTCCTCGGCAACGGGGCCCGCCTCTATCTCGATGTCGGCAGCCACCCCGAGTACGCCACGCCCGAATGCGACTCGGTCCACGACCTGGTCGTCCACGACAAGGCCGGCGAACGCATCCTCGAACAGCTGCTCACCAGCGCCGAGGAGCGACTCGGTGACGAGGGCATCCACGGCGACATCTATCTCTTCAAGAACAACACCGACTCCGCCGGCAACAGCTACGGCTGCCACGAGAACTACTGCACCACCCGCAAGGACGACTTCAGCGCCTACGGCGAGGTGCTCATCCCGTTCCTGGTGAGCCGGCAGATCTACGCCGGTGCCGGCAAGGTCCTCCAGACCGCCCGCGGCGCCATGTACTGCGTCAGCCAGCGAGCCGAACACATCTGGGAAGGCGTGTCGTCGGCGACCACCCGCTCGCGTCCCATCATCAACACCCGCGACGAGCCCCACGCCGACGCCGAGCGCTACCGTCGGCTCCACGTCATCGTGGGCGACTCCAACATGAGCGAGTACACCAACTTCTTGAAGGTCGGTGCCTGCGCCCTCATGTTGCGAATGCTCGAGGAACCCAAGGTCGTGCTGCGCGACATGACCCTCGAGAACCCCATCCGGGCCATTCGTGAGATCAGCCACGACATGACCTGCACCCGGCGGGTCCGGCTCGCCAACGGGCGGGAGGTGTCGGCCCTCGACATCCAGTCCGAGTACCTCGAACGGGCGATCCGTTTCGCCGAACACAACGAGCTGAGCGAACAGGAACAGCTCGCGCTCGACATGTGGGAACACTGCCTGACCCAGCTGGCCAACGATCCGATGAAACTCGATCGCGAGATCGACTGGGTGATCAAGTACAAGCTCATCGAGAGCTACCGCGAACGTCACGGGATCGAACTCAACGACGCCAGGATCGCGCTCGTCGATCTCCAGTACCACGACATCAATCGCGACCGCGGGCTCTTCTATCGCATGCAGAAGCGGGGCATGGTCGAGCGCATGGTGACCGACGAGGAGATCTCGCACGCGGTCGAGCACCCGCCGGAGACCACCCGAGCGCGGCTCCGCGGCGAGTTCATCCGCCGGGCCAAGGAGCAAAAGCGCGACTACACCGTCGACTGGGTGCACCTGAAGCTCAACGACCAGGCACAGCGCACCGTGCTGTGCAAGGACCCGTTCAAGGCCCACGACGAACGCGTGGAAAAGCTCATCGCCAGTCTCTGA
- the prcA gene encoding proteasome subunit alpha has translation MNMPFYVAPEQVMKDRADYARKGIARGRSLIAFRFEGGIAICAENTSSTLRKVSEIYDRIAFAGVGKYNEFDQLRIAGVRHADLKGYSFSREDVDARSLANQYAQSLGQVFTHEMKPMEVEILVAEIGTAEDGSQDQLFHILYDGTVMDEDMSVVLGGETDTIRQRFGDLDAPPTLADGVARAVAALGGPERTLAGGDLEVAILERGTGRRAFRRLEGPELTAILTP, from the coding sequence ATGAACATGCCCTTCTACGTCGCCCCCGAACAGGTCATGAAGGACCGCGCCGACTACGCCCGCAAGGGCATCGCCCGCGGCCGGAGCCTGATCGCCTTCCGCTTCGAGGGCGGCATCGCCATCTGCGCCGAGAACACCTCGTCCACGCTCCGCAAGGTGAGCGAGATCTACGACCGCATCGCCTTCGCCGGCGTCGGCAAGTACAACGAGTTCGACCAGCTGCGCATCGCCGGCGTGCGCCACGCCGACCTCAAGGGCTACTCGTTCAGCCGCGAGGACGTCGATGCCCGCAGTCTCGCCAACCAGTACGCCCAGAGCCTGGGCCAGGTCTTCACCCACGAGATGAAGCCGATGGAGGTCGAGATCCTCGTCGCCGAGATCGGCACCGCCGAGGACGGGTCGCAGGACCAGCTCTTCCACATCCTCTACGACGGCACCGTGATGGACGAGGACATGTCGGTCGTCCTGGGTGGCGAAACCGACACCATCCGGCAGCGCTTCGGCGACCTCGACGCCCCGCCGACACTCGCCGACGGCGTCGCCCGTGCCGTTGCGGCCCTCGGCGGACCCGAGCGCACCCTGGCCGGTGGCGACCTCGAAGTCGCCATCCTCGAACGCGGCACCGGTCGCCGTGCCTTCCGCCGCCTCGAAGGCCCCGAGCTCACCGCCATCCTCACCCCCTGA